The nucleotide window GCATCGAACCGATAAGCATTCTCGATAAACTGATAGAACTAACATCATCTCGAATTTCATTTTTTCTTTGACCGGTAATTATAATATCTTCCAACATTCGTCTCGAATTGTTCATCATTTTATTGAGCGAGGTCATCAGAACTTCCTCGTTCCGGAAATTTGATTCGGAGAAGATCACTTTGGCAAAATCGTGATTGAGATTGAATATCCTGAAATGTTCCAGCATAAATGCTTCGATCTTTTCAAGAGAATTTATTTTTGCTTTTTGCTTTTCAAAAGCAGGCTGCATCGATAATTGAAAAGAACCGATCATCGCTTTCAGAATATCCAACTTACTATCGAAATGACGATAAAGAGCCGGTTCGGAAACACCGATTTCTGCTGCAATATGCTTGATCGTCAGATACTGAATGCCGTGCTCTGCGATCAATTTGACCGCTACCTCGACGATCTGTTTCTGCCTTTCGGTCATCGTCATTTTCTCCTCCATAGTTAATGTTCACTAACCAAGATAATCAGAAAGGATATGATGTCAAATTTTATTTTATTTTTTACCGCGAAAGTTGCGAAAAACGCGAAAATGTTTAACCGCAAAGACGCAGAGACGCAAAGGACTTATTTTCTTTTTGTTCCAATTACTCGATTTAAATTTTCTTATCCGTTTAATCCGTTAGAATCCGTGAGCAAAAAAATTACTATAAGAATGGAATAACAATATTCTTTCTATTCTCTCCCTCTCTCATTCACAGCCGTAACATAATAAAA belongs to Candidatus Cloacimonadota bacterium and includes:
- a CDS encoding TetR/AcrR family transcriptional regulator, coding for MEEKMTMTERQKQIVEVAVKLIAEHGIQYLTIKHIAAEIGVSEPALYRHFDSKLDILKAMIGSFQLSMQPAFEKQKAKINSLEKIEAFMLEHFRIFNLNHDFAKVIFSESNFRNEEVLMTSLNKMMNNSRRMLEDIIITGQRKNEIRDDVSSISLSRMLIGSMRFLVTQWSMSGMIFDLENEGRQLCEDIKKLMKEG